In Sporomusaceae bacterium FL31, the following are encoded in one genomic region:
- the thiH_1 gene encoding [FeFe] hydrogenase H-cluster radical SAM maturase HydG: MIKADERTTDDFINDTVIETLLNDAETKATDVSYVRSIITKAKEYHGLSAAEVAVLLKVTHQDLLNELFDAAAQVKKAIYGSRIVLFAPLYLSSHCINNCTYCGYRKDNQEQLRRRLTLPEVKEEVEILQSLGHKRLALEVGEDPVNCPIDYVTDAISEIYKIKTQNGSIRRVNVNIAATTLDEYRKLKAANIGTYILFQETYHRPTYSALHPTGPKRDYNWHTTAMDRAMQAGIDDVGIGVLYGLYDYQYETVAMFLHAEHLETTFGVGPHTISVPRLRPASSIDIDKFPFLVSDEQFEKVIAIIRLAVPYTGMILSTRESPELRDKLIHYGISQISAGSCTGVGGYQHVYKNHEKANGMQFETGDQRSPNEIIRMLCEKNFIPSYCTACYRQGRTGDRFMSLAKTGEIQNVCLPNALLTFKEYLLDYADDATKQAGEVLINNSIADIPQENIRAATIERLKEIEAGQRDFYF, from the coding sequence ATGATAAAAGCCGATGAACGTACAACCGATGATTTTATCAACGACACGGTAATTGAAACCCTGCTAAACGATGCAGAAACCAAGGCTACTGACGTCAGCTATGTTCGTTCGATCATTACGAAAGCAAAAGAATACCATGGACTGTCTGCTGCTGAAGTAGCTGTATTATTAAAAGTTACCCACCAAGATTTACTCAATGAGCTTTTTGATGCTGCAGCTCAAGTCAAAAAAGCGATTTATGGCAGCCGCATCGTTTTATTTGCTCCACTATACCTTTCAAGTCACTGTATCAATAACTGTACCTATTGTGGCTATCGCAAAGACAACCAAGAACAATTGCGGCGACGTTTAACATTGCCTGAAGTTAAAGAAGAGGTCGAAATTCTCCAATCGCTTGGTCACAAAAGATTAGCACTCGAAGTGGGTGAAGATCCTGTCAACTGCCCTATTGACTATGTGACTGACGCTATTTCTGAGATCTATAAAATTAAAACCCAAAATGGCAGCATTCGCCGTGTCAATGTTAACATTGCAGCAACAACGCTTGATGAGTATCGTAAATTAAAAGCAGCTAATATTGGTACCTATATTCTGTTCCAGGAAACTTACCATCGGCCGACCTACTCAGCTTTACATCCTACGGGTCCAAAACGCGACTATAACTGGCATACTACTGCCATGGATCGAGCTATGCAGGCTGGCATTGACGATGTTGGTATTGGTGTTCTTTATGGTCTGTATGATTACCAGTATGAAACAGTGGCAATGTTTCTTCATGCCGAACATCTTGAAACTACGTTTGGTGTTGGTCCTCATACCATTTCAGTTCCACGGCTGCGGCCTGCTTCCAGTATTGATATCGACAAATTTCCATTTCTGGTCAGTGATGAACAGTTTGAGAAAGTCATTGCCATTATCCGCCTTGCAGTCCCTTATACCGGTATGATTCTGTCCACAAGAGAATCTCCTGAGTTGCGGGATAAACTCATTCATTATGGTATTTCTCAGATTAGTGCCGGATCCTGTACTGGGGTGGGCGGTTATCAGCATGTCTATAAAAACCATGAAAAAGCTAATGGCATGCAATTTGAGACAGGCGATCAACGCTCACCGAATGAAATTATCCGGATGCTATGCGAAAAGAACTTTATTCCAAGTTATTGTACCGCCTGCTATCGCCAAGGACGAACTGGTGATCGGTTCATGAGCTTAGCAAAAACAGGGGAAATTCAGAACGTTTGCCTGCCAAATGCCTTATTAACCTTTAAAGAGTATCTGCTTGATTACGCGGATGACGCAACCAAGCAGGCTGGTGAAGTGTTAATCAATAACAGTATTGCGGATATCCCCCAGGAAAATATCCGTGCTGCAACCATAGAGCGCCTAAAGGAGATTGAAGCCGGACAACGCGATTTCTATTTTTAG
- a CDS encoding CopG family transcriptional regulator: MSKRIGVIGIVIDNPKLNSDQVNRVISHYSHLIIGRMGIPKPEEQVGIIALIIEGSTDHVGALTGKLGNLPGVTVKSALTTKKINKGDQPHDKSR; encoded by the coding sequence ATGTCAAAACGCATTGGAGTAATCGGAATTGTCATTGATAATCCAAAACTAAATTCTGATCAAGTCAATCGAGTGATTAGCCATTATAGTCATTTGATCATCGGTCGAATGGGTATTCCGAAACCGGAAGAACAAGTTGGTATTATTGCCTTAATTATTGAAGGCAGTACCGATCATGTTGGCGCTTTGACCGGTAAATTAGGCAACCTCCCTGGCGTAACCGTAAAATCCGCCCTTACTACCAAAAAAATTAACAAGGGGGACCAACCTCATGATAAAAGCCGATGA
- the panB gene encoding 3-methyl-2-oxobutanoate hydroxymethyltransferase encodes MKKKLTIPQFKELKAQGKKFRMVTAYDYTFASIVEKTPIEMILVGDSLGMVVLGYDSTVPVTMEDMLHHIKPVVRGARNTFVVGDMPFGSYNVSVSEAIRNANRIIQEGGADAVKLEGGSNVLDIVSEMVKGGIPVVGHIGLTPQTATQLGGFKVQGKDTEIARKLVEDALHLEQAGAFALVLECVVAPIAQLITEKVAIPTIGIGAGPACDAQVLVMQDLLGMYDKFTPKFVKQYAQLNGQIVEALNSYAQEVADGVFPGPEHTFGLNKDQLGRIY; translated from the coding sequence ATGAAAAAAAAGTTGACCATTCCCCAATTCAAAGAACTTAAAGCACAAGGGAAAAAATTCAGGATGGTAACCGCATATGACTATACGTTTGCCAGTATTGTGGAGAAGACGCCGATTGAGATGATACTCGTAGGAGACTCACTTGGAATGGTTGTTCTTGGCTACGATAGTACAGTTCCAGTTACCATGGAAGATATGCTTCATCATATTAAGCCTGTTGTGCGTGGTGCTAGAAATACTTTTGTTGTCGGTGATATGCCTTTTGGTTCCTACAATGTCAGTGTCAGCGAAGCAATCCGTAATGCCAACCGTATCATCCAGGAAGGTGGAGCTGATGCTGTAAAGCTTGAAGGCGGTTCCAATGTGTTAGACATTGTGAGTGAAATGGTTAAAGGCGGTATTCCCGTTGTTGGTCATATTGGATTAACGCCGCAAACGGCGACGCAGCTTGGCGGATTTAAAGTTCAGGGTAAAGATACCGAGATCGCCAGAAAGTTAGTAGAAGATGCGCTTCATCTTGAGCAGGCAGGAGCTTTTGCACTTGTACTGGAGTGTGTTGTTGCCCCTATTGCCCAGCTTATCACTGAAAAAGTTGCCATCCCAACTATCGGTATTGGAGCTGGTCCGGCCTGTGATGCCCAAGTATTGGTTATGCAAGATCTATTGGGTATGTATGACAAGTTTACGCCGAAGTTTGTCAAACAGTATGCGCAATTAAATGGGCAAATTGTTGAAGCACTTAACAGCTATGCTCAAGAAGTAGCAGACGGAGTGTTTCCAGGGCCTGAGCATACTTTCGGCTTAAATAAAGATCAACTCGGCCGAATCTATTAG
- the panE gene encoding 2-dehydropantoate 2-reductase: MKITIVGAGAMGSLFGALLAQCGQDVLLVDKRCDHVQAINENGLIITHPDSSETVVKVKAATDTAHTGHTDLLLLFVKSYDTEQALQSCLHMVAADTVVLTLQNGLGNIEKISRIVGADKVIAGTTSYGCYALGPGHIAVSNVGEVTIGEIGGTISSRTQKLAEVFITAGIDIQLSDHIESIIWTKLAVNVGINAITAITALRNGQLLAQSDTKQLMALAIHELVQIAQQKNIKFLADPMELAFKVAQATSSNKSSMRQDIERGTRTEIDSINGAVVDEGLKLGVATPVNQVLTLLIKTLENKVEKH; encoded by the coding sequence ATGAAAATAACAATAGTCGGTGCCGGTGCAATGGGGAGCTTGTTTGGGGCTCTATTGGCACAGTGCGGCCAAGATGTGCTATTAGTTGATAAACGGTGTGATCATGTTCAAGCCATTAATGAGAACGGGCTTATCATCACTCACCCTGATTCATCCGAGACTGTTGTTAAAGTCAAGGCCGCGACTGATACAGCCCATACTGGTCATACCGATTTATTATTGCTTTTTGTTAAATCGTATGATACTGAACAGGCTTTGCAATCGTGCCTTCACATGGTTGCTGCTGATACAGTTGTGCTGACCTTGCAGAATGGACTTGGCAATATTGAAAAAATAAGCAGGATTGTAGGAGCAGATAAGGTTATTGCCGGGACAACCTCTTATGGCTGTTATGCATTAGGACCGGGGCATATCGCGGTCAGTAATGTGGGTGAAGTGACGATCGGTGAAATTGGCGGTACCATTTCGTCACGAACACAAAAGCTTGCCGAGGTCTTTATAACTGCAGGAATTGACATTCAGTTAAGTGATCATATTGAAAGTATCATCTGGACTAAACTGGCTGTTAATGTTGGGATTAATGCGATTACTGCGATTACCGCGTTAAGGAATGGGCAGCTTCTAGCACAGTCTGATACAAAACAGCTTATGGCGTTAGCCATTCATGAATTGGTTCAAATCGCCCAGCAGAAAAATATTAAGTTTTTAGCTGACCCAATGGAGCTAGCGTTTAAGGTGGCTCAGGCCACTTCTTCTAATAAATCATCGATGCGCCAGGATATTGAGCGTGGTACTAGAACTGAGATTGATAGCATCAACGGAGCCGTTGTTGACGAAGGCTTGAAATTAGGGGTCGCAACACCCGTCAATCAGGTATTAACACTATTAATCAAAACATTAGAAAATAAAGTTGAAAAACATTGA
- the ilvD_1 gene encoding dihydroxy-acid dehydratase has protein sequence MRSDIVKKGSTRAAHRALFYAMGYTPQDLEKPIIGVVNAFNEIIPGHIHLRNIADAAKLGIASAGGTPVEFPAIGICDGIAMGHEGMRYPLASRELIADSIEAVATGHAFDGLVLIPNCDKIVPGMLMAAARINIPCVVVSGGPMMAGRYKGKDISVSNMFEAAGLFEAGKIQAEELDSMEKSACPGCGSCAGLFTANTMNCLTEALGMGITGNGTIPAAQFGARRMLAKQAGAIILELIAKDRKPRDIMTMKAFENAITVDMGIGGSSNTVLHLTAIAHEAGLELPLELFDRISAKTPYITKLSPGGTHHIQDLNEAGGISAVMKALSERGIIHTDALTIDGTIADRIEAAEINDSEVIKSVETPYRNKGGIAILKGNLAPDGAVVKESAVAEDMLVFKGKARVFDSEDQAIETILAKKVFDGEVVVIRYEGPKGGPGMREMLNPTAVIAGMGLKVALLTDGRFSGATRGACIGHVSPEAMEGGTIALVQEGDMIAIDIPGRKLEVLVSDEELAIRKAAWSQPKPKVTTGYLSRYARLVTSASTGAVLK, from the coding sequence ATGAGGAGCGATATCGTAAAAAAAGGCTCGACACGTGCTGCACATCGTGCATTGTTTTATGCAATGGGGTATACACCACAAGACTTGGAAAAACCAATTATCGGGGTAGTCAATGCTTTTAATGAAATTATACCTGGGCATATTCACCTAAGGAATATTGCTGATGCAGCGAAGCTTGGTATTGCATCGGCAGGGGGAACTCCAGTTGAATTCCCGGCAATCGGTATTTGTGATGGGATTGCTATGGGTCATGAAGGCATGAGATATCCATTAGCCAGCCGTGAGTTAATTGCTGACTCCATTGAAGCTGTTGCCACTGGTCATGCTTTTGACGGATTAGTCCTCATACCCAACTGTGATAAAATTGTCCCCGGGATGTTAATGGCTGCGGCTCGTATCAATATTCCCTGTGTTGTAGTAAGCGGCGGGCCTATGATGGCTGGCCGTTATAAGGGCAAAGATATTAGTGTAAGCAACATGTTTGAGGCGGCCGGTTTATTTGAGGCAGGCAAGATACAGGCAGAAGAGCTTGATTCTATGGAAAAATCAGCTTGTCCAGGCTGTGGATCGTGTGCTGGGCTCTTTACAGCAAATACAATGAACTGTTTAACTGAAGCGTTGGGGATGGGAATTACCGGCAATGGAACAATTCCAGCAGCCCAGTTTGGTGCACGCCGGATGCTGGCAAAACAAGCAGGTGCAATTATTCTTGAGCTTATTGCCAAAGACCGCAAACCACGCGATATTATGACAATGAAAGCATTTGAAAATGCGATTACTGTTGATATGGGCATCGGGGGTTCTTCGAACACAGTACTGCATTTAACTGCAATCGCTCATGAAGCTGGACTGGAATTGCCGTTAGAGTTGTTTGACCGCATTAGTGCAAAGACTCCTTATATCACTAAACTTAGTCCTGGCGGGACTCATCATATTCAGGATTTAAACGAAGCTGGCGGGATTTCAGCGGTTATGAAAGCCTTATCTGAACGCGGGATTATCCATACGGATGCCTTAACGATTGATGGTACAATTGCCGATCGCATTGAAGCAGCTGAAATCAATGATTCAGAAGTCATAAAATCTGTCGAGACGCCATACCGCAACAAGGGTGGAATTGCCATTCTTAAAGGAAATCTTGCTCCCGATGGAGCGGTGGTTAAAGAGAGTGCTGTAGCGGAAGATATGCTTGTGTTTAAAGGAAAAGCAAGGGTATTTGACTCTGAAGATCAAGCCATTGAGACCATCCTGGCCAAAAAAGTTTTTGATGGTGAAGTGGTTGTTATCCGTTATGAGGGACCCAAAGGTGGTCCCGGTATGAGGGAAATGCTAAATCCGACCGCCGTAATTGCCGGAATGGGACTTAAGGTTGCACTTTTGACGGATGGCCGTTTTAGTGGTGCTACCCGAGGCGCCTGTATTGGGCACGTATCCCCAGAGGCTATGGAGGGGGGGACTATTGCACTCGTACAAGAAGGCGATATGATTGCTATTGATATTCCAGGTCGTAAGCTGGAAGTCTTAGTCAGCGATGAAGAATTGGCTATTCGTAAGGCTGCTTGGTCTCAACCTAAGCCCAAAGTAACCACCGGTTATCTTTCCCGATATGCCAGACTTGTTACCTCGGCAAGTACTGGCGCCGTATTGAAATAA